GCTATAACCCTACATTTGTTTCGTTTGGACTTAAATGTTTAATGGGAATCCGCGAGGAAACGAACACTTTTGATCGTTTGAGAGGCAACCACGATACATTCGGTTTTACAGCGATGTTCGTGTGGAATGTCGGAATGACATTTACATTTTAAGGAAAGGTGCGAATTATGAAAAAGATTAAAATTGTTTTTTTTGCATTAAGTTTAGGTCTGCTTTTATCTTGCTCGCTTGAGCCTTATGGTCCAACTATTGCAGACGGCTTAGGCGGCGATGGGATAGGCGCTATTCCTTCTGTTCCGACAGGCGTTTTTGCATCGGCGACATCGTCAAGCAGTATAAGAATTCAGTGGAATGCAGTCAGCGACGCAACTCGCTACAATATATATCGCTCGACTACTGCAACAGGAACTTTTTCGTTTGTAAATTTCACAACATCGACCTCTTTTACAGATACCGGACTTCCTGCTTCGACAACGCGCCATTACAGAGTTTCCGCCGAAAACAGTCGCGGCGAAAGCGCAAGGTCAAACGCGGTTTCGGCAACTACAAGCGCCTCAACTAACGTTGCTCCGACAACTCCAACCGGCGTTTCGGCTTCTGCGCAATCGACAACAAGTATTCGTGTTCAATGGAATGCGGTGTCCGGCGCTACGCATTATAGGGTAGAGGTTGCAACATCATCTTCGGGACCTTGGGGCGGTT
This is a stretch of genomic DNA from Chitinivibrionia bacterium. It encodes these proteins:
- a CDS encoding fibronectin type III domain-containing protein — encoded protein: MKKIKIVFFALSLGLLLSCSLEPYGPTIADGLGGDGIGAIPSVPTGVFASATSSSSIRIQWNAVSDATRYNIYRSTTATGTFSFVNFTTSTSFTDTGLPASTTRHYRVSAENSRGESARSNAVSATTSASTNVAPTTPTGVSASAQSTTSIRVQWNAVSGATHYRVEVATSSSGPWGGLTNPILTGTAVNITGLTRNTTYWFRVRAENNVGNSSWSTAISARTFN